In Brachypodium distachyon strain Bd21 chromosome 5, Brachypodium_distachyon_v3.0, whole genome shotgun sequence, the genomic window TTAACTTTCCTAGGTAGGAGTAGCATAGTTGAGACCAGCCTAGCTAGCTTACAAGGCACTTTAAATCCCGGGACGGTTCGTCACGCAATATATTCTCCGGCGATCTGATCCTATCCGCCGCTCTTTTGGCCGGCCTTGGTAACCGATGAGTACGTGACAAAAGTCTTTAGGAAAATTTGGAGTTGTATCTCCACGAAACGTCGGGGGGAGTTGGGCACAGGTCGGAATTAGGCATACGAATTGGGAATTAAGATCGAGCGGCGGTACAGCCTGAGTGTATTGCCGTGTCAGATTGCGCGCGGATTTTTTCAAGATTGGACAGAAACGGCACGATCATGCGTCAACATCTGCCATACACAGGCACAAGTGGCGAGCGAGGGGACGCTTTTTTTCGAGAAGAGAAGCGATACGTTTGAGCCGAGTCGTGTGTGTAAGTTGGAGTgcagctgccgggctggtcCATGTTTTGATCGTGGTCTAAAAGTACCGTACGGAATCGAATTGAATCGTGGATTGAAGCGTGTTAGTTAACCCTGCTTTATGTACTCCTCTCTGGTGGAATGATTCATACTATAGTGCTCATCATCAACTGGTTACTGGTCCGACCGTCTCACCTCTTGTTTCTGTTCAAGCTCCACTGGCCGTCAATGCATCTTCGATCAACGGGAAACGCGAGCAAGTCTCTCGAGACAACCGGCAATTTCGAACCACTTTTTTTATCTGTCTCTGCCGATCAGCACGGGGAACTAGTAGAAGATCATACGTTGCATGTGAACAGAGGGTCACAGGCGGCTCTGTGGCTTCTTGCTTGGCACGTGACTGGCGTGGTGCCGGCCCGGCCCTGGAGGCTGCGGCCGGCATGCGGAGCGACACGTCGTGGAGAGTTTGGGACGTAACGGACCGGACCATGGACATCTCGGCGGCCGGCTGGAAAATGCGCTGGTCCATTCAGTTGGAGATATGTAGAGAGGTGTTTGGCTGGTGTCCACTGGACATAGCAGACGAGGCAATGCGTGCAATGGGCCATCTCTTAGAAAAGATGGACCGAGACACGTACGGAGTAGTTTATATCCAGAGTAATGTTCACATGGAGATTAGATTCATGAAATCCGTGTGACCACAGGGTTTTGGAAACAGATCTCTTTTTCTCCGAGACCAGGATCTGCGGTAACCGGAAAATTCCATCCATTTATAggacatttttttaaaacaaattttttattttctgtttcgAAAATGATTATGTATTTCACGTAAATACAACCATAGTGTGATGGACATAGCAATATCTCACGTGCATATGTTCATTCCTGGCTCAAAACTGGGAACTTCAAcagaaagtttttttttgtctaaacACTGTTGGGGGAGGCTAATGGGTGGACGACCGCCCAAAAGGAAGCTGGCAGACGAATTCTTTTTGCCATTCTTGgcaactttttattttttgctttctagcttttaattttttgaacttttaatTTGGGGTTTTTATTTTATCCTTTTATTATAAGCTtttaattttcagaaaaaaaagaaaaaaaacttaccCCGTGGGAGGCGCCTTTCGTCAcaggcaccggcggcggcgagccacgCCGGTGGGCgcgtgggggaggaggagggcggggcCGCCGGATCCAATCGAGGGTGGCCGCTGGCGGCCCAGATCCTGCCGGGATAGGCAAGCGGCGGCCCGGATCTGGCCGGGCACGAGGCGGACGACGGTCAGAGCACGCGGCGGCACAACCGTTAGAGCGCGCGGAGGTGGCAGCGTGGAGGGCAAagcacggcggcgcgagcgCGAGAAGGTGGCCAGGGCCTACAGGTGAGGGTCGGGGGCTATACTCTTTAGAGGAGGGAATCGACCGTCGAGTCCGTTTTGGGTGGTTGGGCGCCCAAGAGGTTTCTCGAATACTTTTACATGATGGCATGAGTAAAATACCAATACCAAAAACACATCAATAAATATGTAGTCGAAAGTCGCGAGTTAAGCCTAACAAAGGGATACGGACGACCCAACTTTTTCAACCAAAGCAGATTGGAACGCTAGTGGTTCTCCCACCATCTTTTCTTCCACAAGACAAGCAAACTGTCTTCTACTCCTGTGTACTTGGGACAATTGAGATTTTTCTAAAGCAATCTGTACACCCAGAATCCAAATCAAGCCCGTCTTTTAAAGATTCCGCAAATGCTGAGTTTATCTCCTATAATCCTATCCTGACAATACATTGAGAAGCAGATCGATCGTGCATCATAtcaatttcttcttttctcccaAAAAGGGAACATTTTATGACAAGTTCGCATCATCCATCTCCCATATCCCTTGTGCCCGGTCCCTACTTTCTCAAGTTTATCCAGAGCAAATATGTGCTGCTATAATCCATGCCTATCCCTAccccccaaaaaaagaaaaaaagtccATGCCTATCCCGTGGACGGCTTACACGTATGGCCTACTGCACAGTGAAAATACCGAAATGCGAAATGGGTTCATGGAGCCGCCTGATATGTCAAGAACAAGACTTACGTGTACCGCAAAAAAGGGGCAAAACTACACGGCGAGATCGCACTCATGCGCTGGGCAGCAACTCAAGTGGCTGTCACGTTCAAGAACGATATGCCCCTTTAATTTATCGCCCCTTACCTTACAGATCGATCCAAAAATAAGAGAGAGGTACGTCGAGCGTGTGCAAAAATACAAGCAGTCGGCAAACGCAATCCAAAGCTAATTTTGGCTGTAAGCACTCGACACATCACACGCCTTTTTGGAGTTGTTCCTAACAAAATTAGACGCGGTGCTCCAGCACGCGAGAACACGAACCAAATTAACATGGCCGTCCGTAAGCAAGTGGCagatcagaaaaaaaaaatatagatttGTTAGTATATTGTATAGCTGTACAACTACACCTTTTCTTTTAGGGGTACATTTATGTACTACTACTGCCTCCGATactaaattcttaactcaaatttatcaaatatgaatatatttattcttaaaaaacgttaatatttcgacaataatttagaatgGGAGGAAGTATTGCTCGTAGTTAGTTCTCAGTTGCGCGTGACCTGTGGAGTGCATTATTATTCGACTGGCAAAAGCGAACCTATCATTGGGCGAAGAACAGAGATAGGCTAGTTTTCTACATAGGCATGTACTGGTCTAAAAGTAGCTTGAATATTGGATATGGATTACACGCATGGGTGCATGGGAGCAAGTTGTGGACGGTTCTGCGTGTAGCTTAGCCATCAATCCAAAAGGACCATCGCCTAAAGTATCCGGGAAGAATATTTTCTTGACAAGACCGTAATGCAAATGTGTAAAGCAGCAGACACTTGTAAGGACCTTAGTGCTTGTGTGATGGTTCGCTCAAATCATGCAACTAACCAGTGAGAAATCTAGAAAGAAGCATGCCCAAATTTCATTGGTAGAACCTCAGTTAGCTTATGTATCATCAATCATGTTACAGCTGAGAGAAGGAAATATAGGCGAACGTGTTAGGAACGAATCATGGCCTGCCGGAGGAGTCCTTGTTCAGTTCGTTCCTAAATCATACACAGTACTCAACTATTTCTAGTGCTGCAACAGtttatttgtttctttcttggtCTTTACCTACCACCATGCATTGCTTGATCCCAACACACTTTGTCTGTCCTAACCAAATGATTGGACACGTCAGTCTCTGATTAGCCCTGTCTTTAATAATTTTCCCTTCCTTTTTGCTTCTGCTCTAGAAatttataagaaaaaaaaaacacaggcCTGGTCGGCGCATGCCTGTGGAAAATAACACTTGCCTCGAACTAATTATTTTTCATTGAAAAATCACTCCGGAGCATGATTGatcttctgaaaaaaaaagctgatcTTTTTAATGAAAAAGTAGGGTTATTTAAAGCTACTCTCAACGAAGCATAAAGCTTTCTAGATTAGGTAACCATTGGGGTTTTGGGAACCGAATTGCCCGTCTGTCCTGTGTCCTCGATAGCTTTTGACAGAGTTACTTGGCTTGTGCATCGTGGGACAATGCTCGCCAGATACGTGCAGACTGCAACAATGTGACACGATAGAACGACGATGATTAATCTGTCTTGTGGGCTCGTGGCGAAGGCATGTGTTGTCCTCTCCTCTCGCCTTCtgctttcttcctcccccaTTTGCTAGTCATCTTGTCAGATGTCAATACTGTCGTGTATATATAATGATACCAAGTGGCGAACCCCTTTCGCAAATGTGGAAGCTAGCTAGTGTTGGCATTTCAGATGGGGACATGATGTCTCATGTCCCGGTGTTTTTTTCAGACATGGTGGTAATTTGTGTGGTAATTTGTGCTGCCGCCACTTGCGATGAATCCACCGGTTCATTTCGCCCTGGTACGGTGACATCTGTAATTCCAACATGCAGCCAGCCAAGCTAAACATTGTGCGCTAGGTAGCTACCCTTGAAAGTTATAAATTGTACGTCGAATGCTACTGGAGCACGGCCAGTGTCGGAATCTAGACAGGTGAACAAAACCGTCAAACAAATCCCATAAATAAAGCAGCAAGAGAAAAAGAATCTAGAGGTGGTGAGGCCATCGTCGGTTGATAGATTATACTGGAGTACTAATATACGTATATGGTAGGTACAGGTACAGCCAACAATACACTAGTACTATACACTGGATGTTGAGGAAGCTAGATTAGATTAGACGTGACTGCCCTGAGGATTCAGGAATAAGAGATGTGTACCAAGCTCCTAGCACACCATTCTCAATTTATATGCTCTCCTACCCATATTACTcgtcaaaatattatatgcatctagacgttttttaaacataaatacatctatatttgaataaatttgagaGAAGTAACATGGGTCGGAGGATAAATTTAATCCGTTGTTCGGATGAGCACGACCTCCTTGTGGGTGGCACGCTTGGTTGTGAGGTGGGGCCTTTTCCATGTACCTACTTGGGCTTATCCCTCGGGCTTCGGAAGCCAACGGCAACTCAACTTTCATCTATGGTGGACAAGGTGGCGAATAAGCTCCAGACATGGTCCGCCCCTATGCTTACTCTTGGGAGACGGCTCACCCTTGTTAGATCAACCCTCTCAGCTATGCCGGTCTATGCCATGATGTCTCTCGACCTTCCTATGAAGACCATTGCGGGTATAGAGAAGATCTGCCGTGTGTTCTTGTGGAAAGGCAGAAAAGACGTCCGTGGAGGACACTGCTTAGTGGCATGGAAAGATGTTTGCTCCCCTCACGAGATCGGTGGTTTAGGCATCCCCAATCTGAAGCTGCTCAATCTTGCGCTCAGAACGAGATGGGGGTGGCTATGTCGTGCGGACCCGATGCGCCCATGGGCAGAATTCAACATCCAAATCTCGGAACAGGCCAGAGCACTTTGTGAGGCGGCGAGGGGGAACGGTGAAGCCCTACATTTCTGGTATGATCATTGGCTACCGGAAAAGCGTTCGCTTGCGTATTTGGTGCCTACGCTGCTATCGGAGATCTCGGGTAGAGCATCCAGGCTTTCTGTGGTCGAGGCTTTGCATGCCAATGGTTGGCTTCGGGCCATCCACTCGGAGCTCTCCTTCCAGGCGCTTGTGGATCTTCTGGTGGTTCATGACCGCGTGGCTGAGGTTATTCTTTCAGACTATGATGATCGTTTCCGTTGGAAATGGAGCGGCAATGGGATCTACACGGCCTCGTCTGCGTACGCGGCTTTCTTCCGGGGTCGTGTGCTTGCTGCGGGGGCTACTGAGGTCTGGTCCTCCAAGGCGCAAACTAAGTGCAAGACCTTCATGTGGTTGGCTCTGAAAAATAGATTTTGGACGGCGGATAGGCTTTCGAAGCGGGGTTTGCCCCACCCGGCACGCTGTCCTTTGTGTGATCAAAGCGATGAGACCAttgatcatcttcttcttggttgCGTCGTGGCTCGGGAAGTGTGGTCGACCTTGCTGCGGGGCTGGAATAGGCTTTGCTGGCTCCCTACTCTGCAAGCCTCTCTTGCCGAAGGGTGGACGAGCCTTGTGGTGCAAGGCaagaaagagaggaggaaCCTCAACACTAGCATTACTCTCATCTGCTGGTGCCTCTGGAAGCACAGGAACTCGGTGGTGTTCGATGCAGCGACTCCGAATGCTAGAAAAATACAACAAATGATCGATAGTGAAGGAAGGGCATGGTCGAGCGCGGGCATTTTTCATAGTGTAGATTTTTCGCTTTCTTGTCTAGTGGATTTCTTATGGAATGTAATAGAGTAGTCGTTTTACTGGCATCTACGGGCATCTAACCGCGTCGCGGAATTCTCCTTCAATATATGATACACATGATTGGgtgtattttaaaaaaaaactatctttCAAACCTATCGTTCTGAAGATGCATGAATGGTTCCTGGGGGGCTCGGCATATCTAGCAGTACATCATTCTGAATTTATATAGGTAACCAAACCTGGCTACAACTGTTCTTGAGAGGTCGCATAGAtctgctgcatgcattgcatcAGCCATCCTGGAACTGCATACATCATGCAGTGGAAACCAAGGAAGGCTCACCTCGACCGAGGAGGTCTCGAAGTCTCAACGCGGCATGTGCTGCATTCATACTGCTATCGGTGTCTGCACATGCGCCCAAAAACGTACAGATCTCTGAAGAACGCAATGTTGAACGCGTTCGTTAAACAATCGCTGTATAAAGTATAAACTAATCACCGCCGGTCCCGAGTTAATTAACCAGTTGATCGGCTAGCTAATACTGCACTACTAGTACGCACTTAGCTAGGTAGAGTGTTTCAGTTTCACTCTCTTCACCGACAGTGACGCGGTGAATGTTGAGAATTTGAGCCCTGCACCAGAGCCAAGGACTATGCAATACAGTACTGTTGCTTCACGTCAGCCGAGTTAAGCCTAAAATCTCTGATCCGATTCTTCTGGAATCCAGGACGAATTGATACTAGTAgatcgatggatcgatcgaccaAACCTTCTCGGATGCTTACGCAAGAGAAACGTGCCATCTGGTTAATTGAATGGATGCGCTTCGATCGGCAAGCGAGCCCGCTGGACGGATCGGGATCGGAACGACAACGACGGACACGGGGCAGGCCGGGTGGATAGAAAGGCATGCATCTGCGTGGAGACGCGTAAACCGGCGAGCGTTGGTGCATTTTTGGCAGGCAGGACCTGACACCGGTCGGTGTTCTACTTCGCGCTTTGCATGCCTTGCAAGAAACTGCATGCGTGCG contains:
- the LOC106865528 gene encoding uncharacterized protein LOC106865528; its protein translation is MVDKVANKLQTWSAPMLTLGRRLTLVRSTLSAMPVYAMMSLDLPMKTIAGIEKICRVFLWKGRKDVRGGHCLVAWKDVCSPHEIGGLGIPNLKLLNLALRTRWGWLCRADPMRPWAEFNIQISEQARALCEAARGNGEALHFWYDHWLPEKRSLAYLVPTLLSEISGRASRLSVVEALHANGWLRAIHSELSFQALVDLLVVHDRVAEVILSDYDDRFRWKWSGNGIYTASSAYAAFFRGRVLAAGATEVWSSKAQTKCKTFMWLALKNRFWTADRLSKRGLPHPARCPLCDQSDETIDHLLLGCVVAREVWSTLLRGWNRLCWLPTLQASLAEGWTSLVVQGKKERRNLNTSITLICWCLWKHRNSVVFDAATPNARKIQQMIDSEGRAWSSAGIFHSVDFSLSCLVDFLWNVIE